In Carya illinoinensis cultivar Pawnee chromosome 9, C.illinoinensisPawnee_v1, whole genome shotgun sequence, the following are encoded in one genomic region:
- the LOC122276264 gene encoding protein SRG1-like → MDHQEKLQTLGRSIAVPWVQDLAKEKKSTIPPRYVIPHQDPPLIISNTSSLPQLPVIDLQTILSNNEDFSELDKLHLASQEWGFFQLINHGVSSSLLENVKSGIQEFFELPMEEKKKYWQQGGDIEGFGQAFVVSDEQKLDWGDLFYMVTLPTHLRKPHLFPKLPLPLRDNLEAYSAELKALAMKIFDLMAKALRMEAGDMTDLFEEGWQGMRMNYYPPCPQPELAIGLKPHSDSVGLTILLQVNEMEGLQIRKNGMWIPVKPLPNAFIVNIGDILEIVTNGTYRSIEHRATVNSEKERLSIATFYSPKLDGDMGPAPSLISPERSPALFRRIGVADYFRDHFSRELRGKSYLDTMRIDHPK, encoded by the exons ATGGATCATCAAGAAAAGCTACAGACCCTGGGAAGATCTATTGCAGTGCCATGGGTTCAAGATCTGGCCAAGGAGAAAAAGTCTACAATTCCACCACGATATGTGATACCCCATCAAGATCCTCCCCTCATCATTTCAAATACCTCTTCTTTACCCCAACTCCCTGTCATCGACTTGCAAACCATACTTTCCAACAACGAGGATTTCTCAGAGCTCGACAAGTTGCACCTTGCTTCTCAGGAATGGGGTTTCTTCCAG CTGATAAACCATGGGGTGAGCAGTTCGTTGTTGGAGAATGTGAAGTCTGGCATTCAAGAATTCTTTGAACTCCCaatggaagagaagaagaaatattGGCAACAAGGAGGGGATATAGAGGGATTTGGGCAGGCCTTTGTCGTCTCTGACGAGCAGAAGCTCGACTGGGGAGACCTTTTCTACATGGTCACTCTTCCTACCCATTTGAGGAAGCCGCACTTGTTTCCCAAGCTCCCTCTCCCGTTGAG AGACAATTTAGAAGCTTACTCGGCTGAATTAAAAGCTCTTGCAATGAAAATCTTTGACCTAATGGCAAAAGCTCTGAGAATGGAAGCTGGGGATATGACTGATTTGTTTGAAGAAGGGTGGCAAGGCATGAGGATGAATTATTATCCTCCATGTCCGCAGCCAGAGCTTGCCATTGGTCTCAAGCCTCACTCTGATTCCGTTGGCCTAACAATTCTCCTGCAAGTCAATGAGATGGAAGGCCTACAGATAAGGAAAAATGGGATGTGGATTCCTGTTAAACCCCTACCAAACGCTTTCATTGTCAACATTGGTGATATTCTGGAG ATCGTGACAAATGGAACATACCGAAGCATCGAGCATCGGGCAACAGTGAACTCGGAGAAGGAGAGGCTCTCTATTGCCACATTTTACAGCCCAAAGCTGGATGGAGATATGGGACCAGCACCAAGCCTTATTTCTCCGGAGAGATCACCTGCTTTGTTCAGAAGAATTGGTGTTGCCGATTACTTCAGGGATCATTTTTC